A section of the Clostridia bacterium genome encodes:
- a CDS encoding GHKL domain-containing protein: MNKKKYALIMYLELIQAIIILTAVLYKFFANSLNNEILFWGIESQVLHNCIFFTLILSLFIPICMSIFITYTLYTDNYEQQMKKTYDDSIIELVNTIKAQRHDHMNHLHTIYSLSKMGEFNSIHEYISGIVEEVNELYELATIKPHAVGALIKAKYSVCENKGIKMQIDIKSRTSEISNIKPWDLCKIVGNLIDNAIDAVDTLPEKEISIVIDQSYGVFYMEIKNKGILPNGIDLFAPGSSTKNNRKRGFGLYITKSLVKKYKGTIDMNTNEESFVKTVVTLPITTIEESNERVLS; this comes from the coding sequence TTGAATAAAAAGAAATATGCTTTAATCATGTATCTGGAGCTGATACAGGCAATAATTATATTAACAGCAGTATTGTACAAGTTTTTTGCCAACTCTTTGAATAATGAAATCTTATTCTGGGGAATAGAGTCACAGGTTTTACACAACTGTATATTTTTCACTTTAATCCTCTCCCTTTTTATACCGATATGCATGTCGATTTTTATTACATATACGCTGTATACCGATAATTACGAACAGCAGATGAAAAAAACATATGATGATTCCATAATTGAACTTGTAAATACGATCAAAGCTCAGAGGCATGATCACATGAACCACCTGCATACTATTTACTCACTCAGTAAAATGGGTGAATTCAACAGCATTCACGAATATATATCCGGTATAGTAGAGGAAGTAAACGAGTTGTACGAACTGGCTACCATAAAGCCTCATGCTGTTGGCGCACTAATAAAAGCAAAGTATTCTGTTTGTGAAAACAAGGGAATAAAAATGCAAATAGATATAAAATCCAGAACATCTGAAATATCTAACATAAAACCCTGGGATTTGTGCAAGATAGTGGGCAACTTAATTGATAACGCCATAGATGCTGTAGATACCCTTCCAGAAAAAGAAATCTCCATTGTTATTGATCAGTCGTATGGAGTTTTTTATATGGAGATCAAAAACAAAGGTATCCTGCCAAACGGCATTGATCTGTTTGCACCTGGAAGCTCAACAAAAAATAATAGAAAACGGGGGTTCGGCCTTTATATCACTAAAAGCCTTGTTAAGAAATACAAAGGAACCATAGATATGAATACAAATGAAGAATCCTTTGTCAAAACAGTTGTAACCTTGCCAATAACCACTATAGAAGAAAGTAATGAAAGAGTACTATCCTGA
- a CDS encoding zinc-binding dehydrogenase, with protein MESKVLLVKADREPVKGVVSPNPNQIYKNTRISIEHRRLQELDPDEIRVEMLYIGICGTDVHLTTNDPETGYICCSAPLSIPEEGRNIGHEGVGRVIDVGSNIKFLQKGMYVTFESIIVCNVCDVCRKGKFNQCRNAKLLGLEKDGLLGTVVDVPAKLAHNVSEYIKTEDDLIAATCIEPAGVAYVACENAGITGGDIVVVFGAGPIGVFAAMLSKAVFGASEVHVVETVKYRRDFAARWADRVYSSEEFFSNCPEKIDAVIECSGNLDNIRKSFGHINANGHVVLLARSGVPLEIINIDYMITNEINIKGSRGHLCGAFSSILNLHRSGRINLGGVVTCVVDGLENLKNMLESNETIMKENCKVVVDLKRDRDV; from the coding sequence ATGGAATCAAAAGTTCTTCTGGTAAAGGCAGACAGAGAGCCTGTAAAAGGGGTAGTAAGCCCAAATCCGAACCAGATATATAAAAACACCAGGATTTCAATAGAACACAGGAGATTACAGGAACTGGACCCGGACGAAATCAGAGTAGAGATGCTTTATATAGGCATTTGCGGAACTGATGTGCACCTGACAACAAATGATCCTGAGACAGGGTATATATGCTGCTCTGCTCCCTTATCCATACCGGAGGAAGGAAGGAACATAGGACATGAGGGTGTGGGAAGAGTTATTGATGTAGGTTCAAATATAAAATTTCTGCAAAAGGGAATGTATGTAACATTTGAATCAATAATTGTATGTAATGTCTGTGATGTATGCAGAAAGGGCAAATTCAACCAGTGCAGGAACGCAAAGCTTCTCGGACTTGAGAAGGACGGGCTGCTCGGAACTGTTGTGGATGTGCCTGCAAAGCTTGCACATAATGTATCGGAATATATAAAAACTGAAGATGACCTTATTGCCGCAACATGTATAGAGCCGGCCGGAGTTGCTTATGTTGCATGTGAAAATGCCGGAATAACCGGGGGGGATATTGTCGTTGTTTTCGGAGCAGGACCTATAGGAGTGTTCGCTGCTATGTTGAGCAAAGCAGTGTTTGGTGCTTCAGAGGTACATGTGGTTGAGACCGTCAAGTATAGAAGGGATTTTGCTGCCAGATGGGCTGACAGAGTTTACAGCAGCGAGGAGTTTTTCAGCAATTGTCCGGAAAAAATTGATGCAGTTATTGAATGCTCGGGAAATCTGGACAACATTAGAAAGTCCTTCGGGCACATAAATGCTAACGGTCATGTGGTACTTCTTGCAAGGAGCGGTGTACCACTCGAAATAATCAATATTGACTATATGATTACCAATGAAATAAATATAAAGGGCTCCCGTGGGCATCTTTGCGGCGCTTTTAGCAGCATATTGAACCTCCACAGGTCGGGACGGATTAATCTGGGCGGTGTTGTTACCTGTGTTGTAGACGGGCTGGAGAATTTGAAAAATATGCTGGAAAGCAATGAAACGATAATGAAAGAAAACTGCAAGGTGGTTGTGGATCTTAAGCGAGATAGGGATGTGTAA
- a CDS encoding class I SAM-dependent methyltransferase codes for MAIIYKPSQVLLDKTIELLKKNRYISGDVYIIPDSNEQPKKYIYYHDLLGHMAMTAEKEVVTEAVRLLADTGIEIPEIELLNHNADKFRDEMKEKVNNVPWSPFSASAQRFVYMLSYIKRPKKMLCIGIGDGGIVLFWNLGFLDRNSRNESVDRILGIENTSLNIEKAKANLKKVFMTNKVELLDDSALQHLEDDSYDYVLIDAYLKSSYIDIVKDLYPKLKKGGWLLAHDAIYPKYRANIDDYLSFVRDKKNFSESICFEFDSNGLELSIK; via the coding sequence ATGGCTATTATTTATAAACCTTCTCAGGTGTTGTTAGACAAAACTATCGAACTACTAAAAAAGAATAGATATATTTCTGGAGATGTATATATAATACCTGATTCGAATGAACAACCCAAAAAGTATATATACTACCATGACCTGTTAGGACATATGGCAATGACTGCAGAGAAGGAAGTTGTAACCGAAGCGGTTCGACTACTTGCGGACACAGGGATAGAAATACCTGAAATCGAGCTGCTTAACCACAATGCAGATAAATTTAGAGATGAAATGAAAGAAAAGGTAAACAATGTACCATGGAGTCCTTTTAGTGCATCTGCTCAAAGATTTGTTTATATGCTTTCGTATATTAAGAGGCCTAAAAAAATGCTATGTATTGGAATAGGCGATGGGGGTATAGTACTTTTTTGGAATCTTGGCTTCTTGGATAGAAATAGTCGGAATGAAAGTGTTGATAGAATCTTGGGAATTGAAAACACTTCACTTAATATCGAAAAAGCTAAAGCGAACCTCAAGAAGGTTTTTATGACTAATAAAGTTGAGCTTTTAGATGATAGTGCTCTACAACACCTTGAGGATGACAGCTATGACTATGTATTAATAGATGCATATCTGAAAAGCAGTTATATAGATATAGTAAAAGACCTTTATCCTAAATTAAAAAAAGGTGGTTGGTTGTTGGCGCATGATGCAATCTATCCTAAATACCGTGCAAATATAGATGATTATCTGTCATTTGTCAGGGATAAGAAGAATTTTAGTGAAAGCATATGCTTTGAGTTTGATTCAAATGGACTCGAATTGTCAATAAAGTGA